The Coprobacillus cateniformis DNA window TATTAGATGCAATTGGAAGAAAGCCTATGGGTGAAGCTTTTAGAGAAGCTGATAATGTTTTAAGACAAGGGGTTCAAACAATTACTGACTTGATTGCTATTCCTGCCTTTATTAATCTTGATTTTGCTGATGTTTCGTCAGTTATGAAAGATAGAGGTTCTGCGTTAATTGGTATTGGAATGAGTGATGGTGAAAATAAAGCTGAAGAAGCAGCAATGCGTGCTATTTCTTCGCCATTATTAGATGTATCTATTGCAGGTGCAAAAGATGCTATTGTTAATGTGACAGGTGGAACAAATATTACTTTATATGATGCGAATACTGCTCTTGCAACAATTAGAGAGGCAGTTGGAAATGATGTCAATACAGTATTGGGAGTTGCTATTAATGAAAACTTAGATGATCAAGTTATTGTTACTGTGATTGCAACTGGTTTTGAAGATGATGAAGAACCTGCCCCAATGCCTACTCAAACACAAAGTATGCCTAGACAAACATCACCTTATGAATCAACTGTAAGACCTACAGTTTTTGAAACTCAAGATGATGATGACGATGATGTTCCAGCATTTTTAAGAAATAGAAAATTATAAGCTAACTTGATGTTAGCTTTTCTTGTATAAGGAGGATATATGAAAAAAATAGGATTTATTGGAATGGGGAATATGGCAGGAGCAATTGCCTGCGGCATTGAGAAGTCTGGATTTTTAAAAGCAGGTGATATGATTGCTTTTGATATTATGGATGGACAATTAGATAAAGTCAAAGAGTTAGGTTTCTCAATTGCGGATAGTGAAGAAGATGTTGTACAACAAAGTGAAATGGTTTTTATAGGTGTTAAGCCTCAAGTCGTTGAGAAGGTTTTACAACCATTGAAAGACCTATTAAAAGAAAAGGCAATAATTTCAATTGTGTTAGGATATGATTATGCTAAGTATAATGAAATACTTGATGCATCTACAAGGCATATTTTTGTTATGCCTAATACACCAGCTCTTGTATTAAAAGGAATGTCGTTGTTAGAAGAAACACATTCATTAACTAAAGAAGAATTTGCTTTTACACTAGATATGTTTGCCTCTATTGGAGAAGTAGAGATTGTTCCTAGTCATCTCATGGGAGTTGCTGGTACAGTTAGTGGTTGTGGACCGGCTTTCATATATATGGTTATTGAAGCGCTAGCAGATGGCGCTGTGAAAGAAGGAATGCCAAGAAGTATGGCCTATAAATTGGCTGCTCAAACTGTTCTTGGATCAGGTGCAATGCAGTTAGAGACAAATATACATCCTGGTATATTAAAGGATAATGTCTGTTCGCCAGGTGGATCAACAATTAGAGGCGTTGAGGCATTGGAAAAAGGCAATATCAGAGCAACATTCATTAGTGCTATTTCAGCTGCTTTACATTATAAATAAAATATTAAAAAGGCTATGTTTCATTTTTGTTGATGAAATCAACCTTTTTTTATTTTGTGTCTATTTGTGTAGAAAAAAATATAAAAAAAACGAAAAAAAGACTTTACAAGGGAGAGGAGAAATGATATTATAAGTGAGCACTCGACGAGAGAGGCGCCAGAGAGGTGCCAAAAACGGGTCAAGGACATTGAAAACTAAACAGAAAACACGTCAAAGAAAGTAGTAAGAAAAAAGAGTCAAGAGAACAAGTTATTGTTTGAGATAAACAATGGAGAGTTTGATCCTGGCTCAGGATGAACGCTGGCGGCGTGCCTAATACATGCAAGTCGAACGCA harbors:
- the proC gene encoding pyrroline-5-carboxylate reductase yields the protein MKKIGFIGMGNMAGAIACGIEKSGFLKAGDMIAFDIMDGQLDKVKELGFSIADSEEDVVQQSEMVFIGVKPQVVEKVLQPLKDLLKEKAIISIVLGYDYAKYNEILDASTRHIFVMPNTPALVLKGMSLLEETHSLTKEEFAFTLDMFASIGEVEIVPSHLMGVAGTVSGCGPAFIYMVIEALADGAVKEGMPRSMAYKLAAQTVLGSGAMQLETNIHPGILKDNVCSPGGSTIRGVEALEKGNIRATFISAISAALHYK
- the ftsZ gene encoding cell division protein FtsZ — translated: MDSNLDFVQVAKIKVIGVGGGGCNAVARMAKDGVRGVDFYVANTDAQILKGIDIENKIILGRELTHGLGAGGNPEVGRKAALETEQEIKEALSGANMVFVAAGMGGGTGTGAAPVVAKICRELGALTVGVVTSPFTFEGPKVLRQAKGGLAELRENVDSIIVVSNDRLLDAIGRKPMGEAFREADNVLRQGVQTITDLIAIPAFINLDFADVSSVMKDRGSALIGIGMSDGENKAEEAAMRAISSPLLDVSIAGAKDAIVNVTGGTNITLYDANTALATIREAVGNDVNTVLGVAINENLDDQVIVTVIATGFEDDEEPAPMPTQTQSMPRQTSPYESTVRPTVFETQDDDDDDVPAFLRNRKL